A window from Montipora capricornis isolate CH-2021 chromosome 7, ASM3666992v2, whole genome shotgun sequence encodes these proteins:
- the LOC138055718 gene encoding uncharacterized protein, which yields MQDLTPLSAETFQQPQDHSTAQLFAVTVHAVYLQLASINPRKASGPDSIPAWLLKENADLLSDTVTDIMNSSFAERRLPPWKSGNTVPIPKHKPIKDVNKHLRPISLTPVLSRVAEEFVVVEHLRPSILKKIGDNQFWVIPESSRTHALISMVHSWTKHMDGTGSTVRFVLFDYRKAFNLIDHALLARKLQALDMPVGVLFWIIDFLTDRTQRVKLGNIAGLNGGMYRQGCHR from the coding sequence ATGCAAGACTTGACACCGTTATCTGCTGAAACTTTCCAGCAGCCGCAAGACCATTCCACCGCGCAACTATTTGCCGTTACTGTGCATGCTGTTTACCTCCAGCTAGCGTCGATCAATCCTAGGAAAGCGTCCGGACCTGACAGTATTCCTGCATGGTTGCTAAAGGAAAATGCGGATCTTCTCTCCGATACGGTAACAGATATTATGAACAGCTCTTTTGCTGAAAGACGATTACCACCTTGGAAATCTGGTAATACCGTGCCGATCCCAAAGCACAAACCAATCAAGGACGTAAATAAACACTTGCGTCCCATCTCGTTAACGCCCGTTCTCTCTCGGGTGGCGGAGGAGTTTGTTGTTGTGGAGCATTTGCGACCATCAATTCTCAAGAAAATCGGAGATAACCAATTTTGGGTCATCCCAGAATCCTCAAGAACGCATGCGCTAATCAGTATGGTGCATTCCTGGACCAAACATATGGATGGTACAGGATCCACCGTCAGGTTTGTCTTATTCGATTACCGGAAAGCTTTCAACTTGATAGATCACGCCCTTCTCGCTAGGAAGCTGCAAGCCCTGGACATGCCGGTTGGCGTATTGTTTTGGATCATCGATTTCCTTACTGACCGCACGCAGAGAGTCAAGTTGGGAAACATTGCTGGTCTCAATGGAGGAATGTACCGGCAGGGGTGCCACAGGTAA
- the LOC138055719 gene encoding uncharacterized protein, protein MERIKPPSELDIDSLNLADVWKEWKEAWELYRISSGLHEKDAAIQIATIQSILGTKARRMLKTLPNIPGDITQRTVGSILTALETYCVPRKNTTCERYAFRMTIQEVRTFDIFVIDFRRRAEYCDFGAIKDSLIRDQIVVGTNDPKLRERLLLEKAVKLCRITEKSKEQSRIFISPTTPTGNIDAVKMGEPPVETVKSKNEDSRNIMKCKFCATSHDRGNCPAFAATCHKCNGRNHYARCCLKSKNGTEERRVRHVEVEEHENNELLEGLNIEEIQGSTRRNIQSDLLVNDIPVSFKLDTGAECDVISLGLANELNAQVQPTSMLLKSFGGTS, encoded by the coding sequence ATGGAACGTATCAAACCTCCCTCCGAATTGGATATTGATAGTCTCAATCTCGCAGATGTGTGGAAGGAATGGAAAGAAGCGTGGGAATTGTATCGGATATCAAGTGGCCTTCACGAAAAGGACGCTGCAATACAGATAGCAACTATCCAAAGTATTCTCGGGACCAAAGCAAGACGCATGCTCAAAACCCTGCCAAACATTCCCGGAGATATCACGCAAAGGACTGTTGGAAGTATTTTAACAGCGCTGGAAACGTATTGTGTTCCTCGGAAGAATACAACCTGCGAACGATACGCCTTCAGAATGACCATCCAAGAAGTTCGCACGTTCGATATATTTGTCATTGATTTCAGAAGAAGAGCTGAATATTGCGATTTTGGAGCGATTAAGGATTCTCTGATACGAGATCAGATTGTGGTGGGCACAAATGATCCCAAACTACGAGAGCGACTGCTACTCGAGAAAGCCGTCAAATTATGCAGAATCACGGAAAAATCTAAGGAACAGTCGAGAATCTTCATCTCACCAACCACTCCGACGGGTAACATCGACGCTGTAAAGATGGGAGAGCCACCGGTGGAAACAGTAAAATCCAAAAACGAAGACTCGCGCAATATAATGAAATGCAAATTCTGTGCAACGTCTCATGACAGGGGAAATTGTCCGGCCTTTGCAGCCACGTGTCACAAGTGCAATGGAAGAAATCACTATGCTCGGTGCTGCCTCAAATCTAAAAATGGCACGGAAGAAAGAAGAGTTCGTCACGTGGAAGTAGAGGAgcatgaaaacaatgaactgtTGGAGGGTCTGAACATCGAGGAAATTCAAGGTAGTACTAGAAGGAACATTCAATCAGATCTGCTTGTTAATGACATTCCCGTAAGTTTTAAACTTGATACAGGTGCAGAATGTGATGTAATTTCCTTAGGTTTGGCTAATGAGTTGAATGCTCAGGTGCAGCCAACAAGCATGCTACTCAAGTCATTTGGGGGCACCAGCTAG
- the LOC138055221 gene encoding volume-regulated anion channel subunit LRRC8A-like isoform X1 — protein sequence MDSKLPSPGTTELLSTWWDVIDHYLLAVMLAVSVASFGLQTTKDNLICIPAVKCSAVAENSSAFGNSNGSSDVLNVCKKLSLPNTSIVLTTMSDRRQYDYVDNECYSKMHWFTKFYSLIFLAETVILLAISNFWQKFPNTRCALAHCEHLLSEFNQGQLESSSSVTNRDLKLKGPFELSSNVLNRGHGNEEELRLKGQFELTSPNYDPRANLLDRLKIFENRYSKEISCKDRSSVTIHYRVRGALGSGITAIFLICNIWFYTRSTSWTSCSLDGVTVVGEHSDFQCSRSNGGFLVIVTVLFLFSLVCACFLFAGLSSGRFSEL from the coding sequence ATGGATTCAAAATTGCCAAGTCCTGGAACTACTGAACTACTGTCTACCTGGTGGGATGTTATTGACCATTACCTATTGGCAGTGATGTTGGCTGTTTCGGTGGCCTCGTTTGGGTTGCAGACCACAAAAGATAATTTGATATGTATACCTGCTGTTAAGTGTTCAGCTGTTGCAGAGAATAGCTCGGCGTTTGGTAATAGCAATGGTTCAAGCGATGTGTTAAACGTTTGCAAGAAGCTGAGTCTGCCAAATACGTCTATTGTCCTAACGACAATGTCTGATAGACGGCAGTATGATTATGTTGACAACGAATGCTATTCAAAGATGCATTGGTTTACAAAATTTTATTCGTTAATTTTCCTTGCTGAAACTGTTATTTTGCTGGCCATCTCTAATTTCTGGCAAAAGTTTCCCAACACTAGATGCGCACTGGCTCATTGTGAACATCTACTTTCGGAATTTAACCAAGGACAGTTGGAGTCATCGTCAAGTGTGACGAACCGTGATCTGAAACTCAAAGGACCGTTTGAGTTATCATCAAATGTACTGAACCGTGGTCATGGTAACGAAGAAGAGCTGAGACTCAAAGGACAGTTTGAGTTAACATCACCGAACTATGATCCCAGAGCCAACCTTCTAGACAGATTAAAAATCTTTGAAAATCGGTACAGCAAAGAGATCTCTTGTAAAGATCGTAGTTCCGTAACAATTCATTACAGAGTTCGAGGTGCGCTGGGCTCTGGGATCACTGCCATCTTTCTAATTTGTAATATTTGGTTCTACACGCGCAGTACCAGTTGGACTTCTTGCTCTCTAGACGGCGTTACGGTCGTGGGAGAGCACAGCGATTTCCAGTGCTCTCGTTCCAATGGAGGTTTCCTTGTTATTGttacagttttatttttgttttccttggtttgcgcttgttttttgtttgcaggTCTGTCATCTGGGCGTTTTTCGGAACTCTGA